TCAGGGCGGTAGCGTGTCTCAGGCTCACTACATCATATCGGCGGGACTACGTACACTGATACCGGGCGTATTCAGCACATGGGTATAAATCATCGTCGTCGACACATCCGAATGCCCCAACAACTCCTGCACCGTGCGAATGTCATAACCGGATTCGAGCAAATGGGTCGCAAACGAATGGCGGAAGGTGTGACTGGTAGCGTGTTTGGTGATCCCCGCTTGTTTCACCGCCCGCCGAATGATTTTCTGCAAACTGGTTTCATGCACATGATGGCGACGCACCACCCCAGAACGCGGGTCAGCAGCAACACCACTGGAAGGAAACACATATTGCCAACGTAATTCTTTCGCCGCATTTTGATACTTACGACCCAAGGCATCAGGCAAATACACCTCGCCAAACCCGTTCTTTAAATCCATTTGGTGTTGACGCTCAACAAACGCGATTTGTTGTTTGAGGGCTTCTTTAAAACGTTCGGGCAATGGCACAATTCGATCTTTAAAACCTTTGGCGTTGCGGATCAGCAGTTGGTTGTAATCAAAATCCACATCCAGAATCCGCAGGGTCACGCATTCCATGAGGCGCAAACCGCCCCCGTAGAGCAAGCCCGTCATTAAGTGATGTGTCCCTTTCAGGTGTTGGAATACGCGGCGCACTTCATCGCGGGACAGCACCACCGGCAATTTACGCGGGCGTTTTGAACCGATAAAGTCGCCCAAATCATCCAGCGGCTTTTTCCAGACTTGGTTAAACAGGAACGCAAGCGCATTTAATGCCTGCTTTTGGGTGGAAACTGAAACATTGCGTTTAAGCACAAGGTATTCGAGGTATTGTTTGACTTCTTTACCCCCTAAATCATGCACGTCATTGGGTTTGTGGAAGTAGAAAAAGCGGGAAATCCAACCCCGATAGGTTTGCTCGGTGCGTATCGCGTAGTTTTTGAGGCGTACCACTTTGACCACTTCCGCTAATGCAGGCTGGTAACGTTGGTAAAGTTCGTTAGAACAACGCTCTTCACCTTCGAGCATTTCCAACCCTTCCAGACCATCGAGAGCATCGGTGTAATCGCGAGCGACAGTAGCGTGATTGGCATCTAACTTTTTCGCGGACGCTGACCAGTATTCCCAATCGAAATCATTTGCCCAACTTTTTTTCAATGCCAGACAAAACAGAATCCGTATAGCATCGACGACTTGACCAAATTGCCAGGCTTTCAAGTTGACTTCACGCCCTACTTTGTTGAGAAATTCCTCTACTTGTTGGGCTGTATGGGTGCGGATGTGATCGTCGGGAAAATAGGCGATGTACTGCTTGGTACGCAACACATACCACGTCACATATTTTTGACCAACACCCTGTTTAACAAGAAAAAGTGTGTAATTTTCCCAGAACTCATGGGAATACGTAGTTGCCGGTTCTACGGGGCTTCGTGTATGCTTCTTATCCATTAACATTAACTGAATTTTGGGGACACGATTTATGATAATGCCAGACTATGCGGAATTCTCGACGAACCAGATAGGCGGCGTGTGTTCAGCGATTGAGCGCAGGCTTCCTATCCTGATATTCCAGAACGCTGCCTAATAAACTGTTAGCAAAATACATTACGCAAAAAGCGTAAGCGTCGTAAATAATACGAACCCAAATTTCAAATCAATAATGTGATCCAAGGAAAAAAAGAACGGATCGACAATTACGCCCGTAACTAAATTTTGTATGTGATTTTTAAGTTAATTGGTTTGAAATAGCGTAAGTTGTTGATTTTGAAGGGATTTTTCAATTTTCGCAAAATTGAACATGCAAAGTTTAGTTACGGGCGTAAAAATTTAATAACCAAGCCACAAATAACAAGAAATATCGAGGCCTGGCACGTAAAATAATCGTCATAGAAAATGTGGAAGTTTTCAGAGGAAGATAAGATAAAAATAACGCAATTTAGGTGCCCTACTCTGTTTTTTTACAAAAGGTCATTTAAATTCGAAGAATTTAAATGAGCAGCCGCCGGCAGGGCACGGTTCAAGAAAAATAGAGATTGATTCCGGAACCCCTAAATCGAACGTTTTGTTACACGCATAAATTTGAACGGAGGAAAGAAGTAGAAACCGAGAACTTGAGTCAAGCCGGCCTGGGGCCGGCTTGACTCAAGTTCATGATTTCGTTGGAAGAAAAGGGATCGTGCGCGGAAAGTTTTGGAGTTTTTGAAAGGAAATGAAAATAACGACTTATATTTAGGTTGTTGTTTGTTGAATATGATGTTTGAATTGAATTCGGAAAAAAGAAGGCACTGCGAGCTTTGAGAGAATTGGAAGATTGGAGTTGCGTGGGGCAAGAAGATTTGGGATACTGCTTCTGCCGGTTGGAGCTTCGTGAAGTGCTAACTGGGCGGTCAAACTGACGTCGCACAAACCCGCCGCTTCGCTTTGGGTTTGTGCGCCGCAGTTTACCTTTACGTTGGGCATCAAAGGAAACTTAATGGTAATCCGATTCTTCACTATACTGCTATCTACCTTTTTTCTTACCTCATTCGTGTATGCGCAAGAACACGTGGTAGTCCGTTCGGACTGGAAGAAGTTCTTCAGTGACCTCCGGGCCGAAGGTGCAATCGTTATTGCAGACGAACGTCAACCGAAGCATACTTTATCGGTTTTTGGTCAAGAGCGAGCGGCAAAGCGTTACTCGCCTGCTTCAACCTTCAAGATACCACACACACTTTTTGCACTCGATGCAGATGCCGTTCGTGATGAGTTCCAGGTTTTTCGATGGGACGGCGTTAAACGGAGCTTTGCAGGTCACAATCAAGACCAAGACTTACGATCAGCGATGCGAAATTCTGCGGTTTGGGTTTATGAGCTATTTGCAAAAGAGGTCGGAGAGGACAAAGCAAGACGCTATTTAAAGCAAATTGATTATGGCAACGCCGACCCTTCGACAATCAAGGGTGATTACTGGATAGATGGTAATCTTGAAATCTCAGCGCACGAACAGATTTCGTTTCTCAGAAAACTCTATCGAAATCAGCTGCCATTTAAGGTGGAGCATCAGCGATTGGTCAAAGATCTCATGATTACGGAAGCCGGGCGCAACTGGATACTACGCGCAAAGACCGGCTGGGAAGGCAGGTTTGGCTGGTGGGTAGGGTGGGTTGAATGGCCAACCGGCCCCGTATTCTTCGCGCTGAATATTGATACGCCAAACAGAACGGATGATCTTTTCAAAAGAGAGGCAATCGCACGGGCAATCCTTCGCTCTATCGACGCATTGCCGCCCAACTAATCAATCCAGCGGACGCTTTCGGCACCGCTGATTTCAACGTTAAACATCATGAGGGAAGCGGTGATCGCCGAAGTATCGACTCAACTATCAGAGGTAGTTGGCGTCATCGAGCGCCATCTCGAACCGACGTTGCTGGCCGTACATTTGTACGGCTCCGCAGTGGATGGCGGCCTGAAGCCACACAGTGATATTGATTTGCTGGTTACGGTGACCGTAAGGCTTGATGAAACAACGCGGCGAGCTTTGATCAACGACCTTTTGGAAACTTCGGCTTCCCCTGGAGAGAGCGAGATTCTCCGCGCTGTAGAAGTCACCATTGTTGTGCACGACGACATCATTCCGTGGCGTTATCCAGCTAAGCGCGAACTGCAATTTGGAGAATGGCAGCGCAATGACATTCTTGCAGGTATCTTCGAGCCAGCCACGATCGACATTGATCTGGCTATCTTGCTGACAAAAGCAAGAGAACATAGCGTTGCCTTGGTAGGTCCAGCGGCGGAGGAACTCTTTGATCCGGTTCCTGAACAGGATCTATTTGAGGCGCTAAATGAAACCTTAACGCTATGGAACTCGCCGCCCGACTGGGCTGGCGATGAGCGAAATGTAGTGCTTACGTTGTCCCGCATTTGGTACAGCGCAGTAACCGGCAGAATCGCGCCGAAGGATGTCGCTGCCGACTGGGCAATGGAGCGCCTGCCGGCCCAGTATCAGCCCGTCATACTTGAAGCTAGACAGGCTTATCTTGGACAAGAAGAAGATCGCTTGGCCTCGCGCGCAGATCAGTTGGAAGAATTTGTTCACTACGTGAAAGGCGAGATCACCAAGGTAGTCGGCAAATAATGTCTAACAATTCGTTCAAGCCGACGCCGCTTCGCGGCGCGGCTTAACTCAAGCGTTGGGTGTCTCTAAAGTAGGATCAGTATGAA
The window above is part of the Thiothrix winogradskyi genome. Proteins encoded here:
- the blaOXA gene encoding OXA-46 family oxacillin-hydrolyzing class D beta-lactamase produces the protein MVIRFFTILLSTFFLTSFVYAQEHVVVRSDWKKFFSDLRAEGAIVIADERQPKHTLSVFGQERAAKRYSPASTFKIPHTLFALDADAVRDEFQVFRWDGVKRSFAGHNQDQDLRSAMRNSAVWVYELFAKEVGEDKARRYLKQIDYGNADPSTIKGDYWIDGNLEISAHEQISFLRKLYRNQLPFKVEHQRLVKDLMITEAGRNWILRAKTGWEGRFGWWVGWVEWPTGPVFFALNIDTPNRTDDLFKREAIARAILRSIDALPPN
- a CDS encoding integron integrase; this translates as MDKKHTRSPVEPATTYSHEFWENYTLFLVKQGVGQKYVTWYVLRTKQYIAYFPDDHIRTHTAQQVEEFLNKVGREVNLKAWQFGQVVDAIRILFCLALKKSWANDFDWEYWSASAKKLDANHATVARDYTDALDGLEGLEMLEGEERCSNELYQRYQPALAEVVKVVRLKNYAIRTEQTYRGWISRFFYFHKPNDVHDLGGKEVKQYLEYLVLKRNVSVSTQKQALNALAFLFNQVWKKPLDDLGDFIGSKRPRKLPVVLSRDEVRRVFQHLKGTHHLMTGLLYGGGLRLMECVTLRILDVDFDYNQLLIRNAKGFKDRIVPLPERFKEALKQQIAFVERQHQMDLKNGFGEVYLPDALGRKYQNAAKELRWQYVFPSSGVAADPRSGVVRRHHVHETSLQKIIRRAVKQAGITKHATSHTFRHSFATHLLESGYDIRTVQELLGHSDVSTTMIYTHVLNTPGISVRSPADMM